In Anaerolineales bacterium, a single window of DNA contains:
- a CDS encoding MFS transporter, which produces MTLKTRITGMSRELKLFAAISILMGIAYSIYDSTFNNFINDSFALTGFQRALLELPRELPGFLVVFVSAMLWFLCSRRLGAFALVLGVVGAVLIGFTSSTYAAMMLCLFIYSMGQHLFMPLTASIGMELAHEGQTGRRLGQLNALRNFATVLGSFVVLMGFRFLGFRFEHSFLLTAVGLGLAALLMFSMKPDTPKKPKTFLKLHKEYRLYYYLNIISGSRKQIFLTFGPWVIVNVFKQPTQTIATLLTIGGVIGILFQPVLGRAIDRFGERLILQIEAVVLVVVCLGYGFSWFLFPQGTAFLFICGFYLLDQMLMSVNMARSMYMKKIAIKEDDIQPALTAGLTIDHVFSLGIALLGGVIWNIFGFQYVFLIGVVIAALGYLAASRIQTRRLPVVEEVPTALTDQGL; this is translated from the coding sequence ATGACCTTGAAGACACGCATCACGGGTATGTCCCGCGAGCTCAAGCTATTCGCAGCAATTTCCATCCTGATGGGGATTGCCTATAGCATATACGATTCCACATTCAACAATTTCATCAACGATAGTTTCGCACTGACTGGTTTCCAGCGTGCGCTCCTGGAACTACCTCGTGAGCTGCCGGGATTTTTAGTCGTCTTTGTCAGTGCGATGTTATGGTTCCTATGTAGCCGCAGGTTGGGGGCGTTTGCCCTTGTGCTGGGGGTGGTCGGGGCAGTGTTGATTGGTTTCACTTCATCGACATATGCTGCTATGATGCTGTGCTTGTTTATCTATAGCATGGGACAGCACTTGTTCATGCCACTAACCGCTTCCATCGGGATGGAATTAGCCCATGAAGGCCAAACCGGGCGGCGCCTTGGGCAGCTGAATGCCTTGCGTAATTTTGCTACCGTCTTGGGCAGTTTCGTAGTTTTGATGGGATTTCGTTTCCTGGGTTTCCGCTTCGAGCACTCATTTCTCCTGACTGCCGTGGGATTGGGCCTGGCGGCATTGCTCATGTTCTCGATGAAACCAGACACCCCCAAAAAGCCTAAGACCTTTCTCAAGCTCCACAAGGAGTACCGCCTGTATTATTACTTAAACATCATCTCGGGCTCAAGAAAACAGATATTTCTCACCTTTGGCCCGTGGGTGATTGTCAATGTCTTTAAGCAACCCACCCAGACAATTGCCACACTGCTGACCATCGGAGGTGTGATCGGAATCCTGTTTCAGCCTGTGCTGGGTAGGGCCATTGACCGCTTTGGAGAACGGCTTATCTTGCAAATCGAAGCGGTAGTGCTTGTTGTGGTTTGCCTGGGGTATGGATTCTCCTGGTTCTTGTTCCCACAAGGTACAGCTTTTCTGTTCATCTGCGGTTTTTATCTGCTCGATCAGATGTTGATGTCAGTCAACATGGCACGCTCAATGTATATGAAGAAAATCGCTATAAAGGAAGATGATATCCAGCCAGCCTTGACCGCTGGGCTGACCATTGATCATGTCTTCTCGCTAGGGATCGCATTGCTAGGTGGGGTCATCTGGAATATTTTCGGTTTCCAATATGTATTCTTGATCGGTGTAGTGATTGCTGCCCTGGGATACCTGGCAGCCAGCCGTATCCAGACGCGCAGGTTACCTGTTGTGGAAGAGGTTCCTACAGCCCTAACTGACCAGGGGTTGTAA